The following are encoded in a window of Sphingobium sp. AP49 genomic DNA:
- a CDS encoding type II toxin-antitoxin system mRNA interferase toxin, RelE/StbE family, protein MKLAWSNRATTDRLAIFIWIAEDNPQAAADVDDRIEAAAQRLKDFPNSGRPGRIEGTRELVIAHTPYIAPYQIIGDTVRVLRVIHGARMWPHDVPPEFEPE, encoded by the coding sequence ATGAAACTCGCTTGGTCAAATCGGGCGACGACTGATCGTCTGGCGATATTCATTTGGATTGCCGAGGATAATCCGCAAGCCGCCGCCGATGTGGACGATCGGATCGAGGCAGCAGCCCAGCGCCTCAAAGATTTCCCGAATAGCGGGCGTCCGGGCCGGATCGAAGGCACGCGCGAATTGGTGATCGCGCACACGCCCTATATCGCACCTTACCAGATCATTGGGGATACCGTGCGCGTCCTTCGCGTAATCCATGGCGCGCGCATGTGGCCCCACGACGTTCCCCCGGAATTCGAGCCGGAGTAA
- a CDS encoding helix-turn-helix domain-containing protein, with protein sequence MTALQPPDPICVRVNEAARMIGVGRTKLYELIAAGEVETVKLGRATRITTASLHDLVRRQRGAL encoded by the coding sequence ATGACCGCGCTCCAGCCCCCCGATCCAATCTGCGTCCGCGTCAATGAAGCGGCGCGCATGATCGGCGTCGGTCGCACCAAGCTCTATGAACTGATCGCGGCTGGCGAGGTTGAAACGGTGAAGCTTGGCAGGGCAACCCGTATCACCACCGCCAGCCTGCACGATTTGGTCAGGCGGCAACGCGGCGCACTGTAG
- a CDS encoding TonB-dependent receptor plug domain-containing protein, which translates to MQIKIHATAVAIGVALASSAVRAQDITAPGDETLPTIVENPAANRPAERAVYTPADFQRFAPRNAWDMLSRVPGFAIKESQERRGLGQATSNVLFNGARPSNKSDDLETQLTRIPAANVERIEIVDGASLDIPGLSGQVANLTYKASRTSGQFEWRPVMRAHFADELYTRGNVSVSGSTGALQYEVALNNDEARRSAAGGQTVIRGRSGDAIERRDDVWTSNHDAPKISGQFTWDGPGSSIAHFGASYQQIWHHYRESSERTGSPTYPDRLRRISEDNDSWNYQFSGDFEFAAGPGRLKLIGLERRSHEPYSSEVIDYPLDGSAASGDRYAQLGKLEETIARGEYSWKMLGGDWQLAAEAAYNSLDNIASLGTFDPVEGGFTSQPFAEASGGVKEDRYEAILSFGRPLAKSLSLQIALGAEHSRIAQTGPGGITRVFDRPKGSISLAWKPTNSFDLSAKLERRVLQLDFYDFLARAFLDDNNQNASNADLRPQQDWSWTAEMNKRLGRWGSTKLEFIYRDVQDRVDIIPVGATGEAVGNIDKAWAWAIVSTNTLNFDPLGWKGARLDTSIVYQTSGLKDPFTGQTRNWSDFVDWEFEGDFRYDVPATNWATGVSASYMHQQAGYRRNQVDRIWEGPVFASAFIENKNVMGLTMRFTVGNMLNARSRRERTIYEGVRGASPILSTESRDRLIGPTFTYMVKGTF; encoded by the coding sequence ATGCAGATCAAGATTCACGCAACAGCGGTCGCCATCGGGGTGGCGCTGGCTTCATCGGCAGTTCGCGCGCAGGATATCACCGCGCCTGGCGATGAAACGCTGCCGACCATCGTCGAAAATCCGGCCGCCAACCGACCGGCCGAACGCGCCGTCTATACGCCGGCCGACTTCCAGCGCTTTGCCCCGCGCAATGCCTGGGACATGCTGTCGCGGGTGCCGGGCTTTGCAATCAAGGAAAGCCAGGAACGGCGCGGTCTTGGCCAGGCGACCAGCAATGTGCTGTTCAACGGCGCGCGCCCCTCCAACAAGTCGGACGATCTGGAAACCCAGCTCACCCGAATCCCAGCCGCCAATGTCGAGCGCATCGAGATTGTCGATGGCGCCAGCCTGGACATACCGGGGCTGAGCGGCCAGGTGGCCAATCTGACCTACAAGGCCAGCCGCACGTCGGGCCAGTTCGAGTGGCGCCCGGTGATGCGGGCGCATTTCGCCGATGAACTTTATACCCGAGGCAATGTCTCGGTCAGCGGCAGTACGGGCGCGCTGCAATATGAGGTCGCGCTCAACAATGACGAAGCGCGGCGCAGTGCCGCCGGCGGCCAGACGGTGATCCGGGGGCGCAGCGGCGATGCGATCGAGCGGCGCGACGATGTATGGACGTCGAACCATGATGCACCGAAGATTTCGGGACAGTTCACCTGGGACGGACCGGGCAGTTCGATCGCTCATTTCGGTGCGAGCTATCAGCAGATCTGGCATCATTATCGAGAAAGCAGCGAACGGACCGGTTCGCCCACCTATCCCGACCGTCTGCGCCGGATCAGCGAGGATAATGACAGCTGGAATTATCAGTTCAGCGGCGATTTTGAGTTTGCCGCCGGACCCGGCCGCCTCAAGCTGATCGGCCTCGAACGGCGCAGCCATGAGCCCTATTCCTCGGAAGTGATCGACTATCCGCTGGATGGCAGCGCCGCGAGCGGTGATCGCTACGCGCAACTGGGCAAGCTGGAGGAGACGATCGCACGCGGCGAATATAGCTGGAAGATGCTGGGCGGCGACTGGCAGCTGGCGGCAGAGGCGGCCTATAATTCGCTCGACAATATCGCCTCGCTCGGCACGTTCGATCCGGTCGAGGGCGGTTTCACGTCGCAGCCTTTCGCCGAGGCAAGCGGCGGGGTGAAAGAAGATCGTTATGAGGCTATCCTCAGCTTCGGGCGTCCGCTGGCCAAGTCGCTGTCGCTGCAGATCGCGCTGGGCGCCGAACATTCCCGAATCGCCCAGACCGGTCCAGGCGGGATCACCCGCGTTTTCGACCGGCCCAAGGGGTCGATATCTCTGGCATGGAAGCCGACCAACAGCTTCGATCTTTCGGCCAAGTTGGAGAGGCGCGTGCTGCAGCTCGACTTCTATGATTTTCTGGCACGCGCCTTTCTGGACGATAATAACCAGAATGCCAGCAATGCAGACCTGCGGCCGCAGCAGGATTGGTCATGGACTGCCGAGATGAACAAGCGGCTGGGTCGATGGGGCTCGACCAAGCTGGAGTTCATCTATCGCGACGTCCAGGACCGGGTCGACATCATCCCCGTCGGCGCGACCGGCGAAGCGGTGGGCAATATCGACAAGGCATGGGCCTGGGCGATCGTGTCGACCAATACGCTCAACTTCGATCCGCTGGGCTGGAAGGGCGCGCGGCTCGACACCTCGATCGTCTACCAGACGTCGGGGCTGAAAGATCCCTTCACCGGGCAGACACGCAACTGGAGCGACTTCGTCGATTGGGAGTTTGAAGGCGACTTCCGCTATGATGTGCCCGCCACCAACTGGGCGACCGGTGTTTCCGCATCCTATATGCACCAGCAGGCGGGCTATCGCCGCAACCAAGTCGACCGTATCTGGGAAGGCCCGGTCTTCGCCTCAGCCTTTATCGAGAACAAGAATGTGATGGGCCTGACCATGCGCTTCACGGTCGGCAATATGCTGAACGCCCGTTCGCGTCGGGAACGCACCATCTATGAAGGCGTGCGGGGAGCGTCGCCAATCCTGTCGACCGAAAGCCGCGACCGCCTGATCGGGCCGACCTTCACCTATATGGTCAAGGGAACGTTCTGA
- a CDS encoding TonB-dependent siderophore receptor, whose product MPAIRSLALCGAALVALSSATTYAAEQAPDAGANSPSIGDEDQIVVTAANAGTKTDTPLIQLPQPIKVITSEQYLSQGAISISDTVKYAAGVLANPYGRDTRVDGFNVRGIDALQFRDGMRDIFSYYASITSDPYNFERVEIVRGPASVLFGQGSIGGLVNLVSKTPDFQTRGEASLVYGSFDRKEALGDVNIALTDNLAIRAVGRVRNADTYVDHVPDDRVMFAPSIRWQPTPDTDIVLTGLYQEDDTGSTSQFLPIVGTFRPNEANPSGRLDQYAFVGKPGWDRYNGRSLQGGGSVTHSFSDNIRLSLKARYIDSDLQYFTHYADSYSYPTDPFSVYGTDGRTIGLYADASDAKMNVFSTDNNLQFTFHTGPNIEHKLLVGLDYSWNKVGKRYASGFEIIDLYDIDQDALQTYDPTGPFDYQSQKQLGVYVQDQIRFYDRVSVVLGARRDHVTGSSGQEDNATTFRAGIIGEIGAGISPFFSYTESFLPIAGAITNADGSMGDPYKPQTGTQFEAGVKWQPERNTLVTVTAFHIKERNRVLYLASGATTQSGELTTKGFEIEASHTLPGNFELLANYGYSKLRSEVNTSLDYMPRHTASLWSTKSFGLAGGAQLRLGAGVVYSGKSKSTGLIDPYGLNPDIAAGALYTIVTPSRTTVDGLAEINWQNWRFALNATNLLNNKYYASCLARGDCFMGAPRNVMGTVGYRF is encoded by the coding sequence ATGCCCGCCATCCGCTCGCTCGCCCTTTGCGGCGCCGCGCTTGTAGCCCTGTCCAGCGCGACCACTTACGCAGCGGAGCAGGCGCCTGACGCCGGTGCGAATAGTCCATCTATCGGCGATGAAGACCAGATCGTCGTCACCGCAGCCAATGCGGGTACGAAGACGGACACGCCGCTCATCCAATTGCCTCAGCCGATCAAGGTCATAACCTCGGAGCAATATCTCTCGCAGGGTGCGATCAGCATCAGCGACACGGTCAAATATGCGGCCGGAGTTCTCGCCAATCCCTATGGCCGTGATACCCGTGTCGATGGCTTCAACGTGCGCGGCATTGACGCCCTGCAGTTCCGGGACGGCATGCGCGACATTTTTTCCTATTATGCCAGCATCACGTCCGATCCTTATAATTTCGAGCGTGTCGAAATTGTCCGTGGTCCTGCCTCGGTGCTTTTTGGCCAGGGATCGATCGGCGGCCTCGTGAACCTGGTTTCCAAGACACCGGATTTCCAGACCCGTGGCGAAGCCAGCCTGGTCTATGGCAGCTTTGACCGCAAGGAAGCGTTGGGCGACGTCAACATCGCGCTGACCGACAATCTGGCGATCCGCGCCGTGGGCCGCGTCCGCAATGCCGACACCTATGTCGACCATGTTCCTGACGACCGCGTGATGTTCGCGCCTTCGATCCGCTGGCAGCCGACGCCCGACACCGACATCGTGCTAACCGGCCTCTATCAGGAGGACGACACCGGTTCGACCTCGCAATTCCTGCCGATCGTCGGCACTTTCCGGCCTAATGAGGCCAACCCTTCTGGGCGCCTCGACCAATATGCCTTCGTCGGCAAGCCGGGCTGGGACCGCTATAATGGTCGGTCGCTCCAGGGTGGCGGCTCCGTCACCCATAGCTTCTCGGACAATATCCGGCTCAGCCTCAAGGCCCGCTATATCGACAGCGACCTGCAATATTTCACGCATTATGCCGACAGCTACAGCTATCCGACCGATCCGTTTTCGGTCTACGGCACCGACGGCCGGACCATCGGCCTCTATGCGGATGCAAGCGATGCGAAGATGAACGTCTTCTCGACCGACAACAACCTCCAGTTCACCTTCCATACCGGGCCTAATATCGAGCATAAGCTGCTCGTGGGCCTGGATTACAGCTGGAACAAGGTCGGCAAGCGCTATGCAAGCGGGTTCGAGATCATCGACCTTTACGACATCGATCAAGATGCCCTGCAGACCTACGATCCCACCGGCCCGTTCGACTATCAATCGCAAAAGCAGCTGGGCGTCTACGTCCAGGATCAGATCCGCTTCTATGACCGGGTGTCGGTCGTGCTGGGCGCCCGCCGCGATCATGTTACCGGCTCGTCCGGGCAGGAGGACAATGCCACCACCTTCCGCGCCGGCATCATCGGAGAAATCGGCGCCGGCATCTCCCCCTTCTTCAGCTATACCGAGAGCTTCCTGCCGATCGCAGGCGCCATCACCAATGCCGATGGCAGCATGGGCGACCCGTATAAACCGCAGACCGGCACCCAGTTCGAAGCTGGCGTGAAGTGGCAGCCGGAACGCAACACGCTGGTCACGGTGACAGCCTTTCATATCAAGGAACGCAACCGCGTCCTCTATCTGGCCAGCGGAGCCACGACCCAATCCGGCGAACTCACCACCAAGGGCTTCGAGATTGAGGCAAGCCATACCCTACCCGGCAATTTCGAGCTGCTGGCCAATTATGGCTACAGCAAGCTGCGTTCCGAGGTGAATACCAGTCTCGACTATATGCCGCGCCATACCGCGTCGCTCTGGTCCACCAAGAGCTTCGGCTTGGCGGGCGGTGCGCAACTGCGGTTGGGCGCGGGCGTGGTGTATAGCGGCAAGAGCAAGTCCACCGGCCTTATCGATCCCTATGGCCTCAATCCGGACATCGCCGCCGGCGCGCTCTATACGATCGTGACGCCATCCCGCACGACCGTCGACGGCCTGGCGGAAATCAACTGGCAGAATTGGCGGTTCGCGCTCAACGCCACCAATCTGCTCAACAACAAATATTATGCGTCCTGCCTGGCACGCGGCGATTGTTTCATGGGCGCCCCGCGCAATGTCATGGGCACAGTCGGCTATCGGTTCTGA
- the rlmJ gene encoding 23S rRNA (adenine(2030)-N(6))-methyltransferase RlmJ, with product MNYRHSFHAGNSADVVKHSLLIALVRALQHKPGALTLIDTHAGCGLYDLGGDDAQRTGEATQGVLRAFADANPLLDDYRAAVQAVNVGDEPRLYPGSPQFLAQLLRPQDCLILNEKHPQDAYTLRGVMRGTNAAVHERDAYELWLALVPPRTARGVVVVDPPYEQTDERARITATLAAAYRKWAHGVTVIWFPLKDHATHWHWKKQLRKLGIPKLLCVEHWLYDSEQPGIYNGAGLFIVNPPYAFTQALPPLLEGLRTALAPEGHKGEILSGWLGD from the coding sequence ATGAATTATCGCCATTCCTTCCATGCGGGCAATAGCGCCGATGTCGTCAAGCACAGCCTCCTGATCGCCTTGGTGCGGGCCTTGCAGCACAAGCCGGGCGCACTCACTCTGATCGACACCCATGCCGGCTGCGGCCTGTACGACCTTGGCGGCGACGATGCCCAACGCACCGGCGAAGCGACCCAAGGCGTGCTGCGGGCCTTTGCCGACGCGAACCCCTTGCTGGACGACTACCGCGCCGCCGTGCAGGCGGTGAATGTGGGGGACGAACCACGTCTTTACCCCGGCTCGCCGCAGTTTCTGGCACAGCTTTTGCGCCCGCAGGATTGCCTGATCCTCAACGAAAAGCACCCGCAAGACGCTTACACCCTGCGCGGCGTGATGCGGGGCACCAACGCGGCCGTACATGAACGCGACGCCTACGAACTATGGCTGGCCTTGGTACCGCCCCGCACCGCGCGCGGCGTGGTGGTGGTCGACCCGCCCTACGAGCAGACGGACGAACGCGCGCGCATCACCGCCACCCTCGCCGCCGCTTACCGCAAATGGGCGCATGGCGTGACGGTTATCTGGTTTCCGCTGAAAGACCACGCCACGCATTGGCATTGGAAGAAGCAGCTGCGCAAGCTCGGCATCCCGAAATTGCTGTGCGTGGAGCATTGGCTATATGATAGCGAGCAACCCGGCATCTATAATGGCGCGGGCCTCTTTATCGTCAATCCGCCCTACGCTTTCACGCAGGCACTGCCACCCCTGTTGGAGGGTTTGCGCACGGCGTTAGCGCCCGAAGGGCATAAGGGCGAGATACTATCCGGTTGGTTGGGCGATTAA
- a CDS encoding PadR family transcriptional regulator codes for MSRSRALSPHARMVLAILLDADRQWSHGYELVQRAEVKSGTLYPLLIRLEAQGYLEAEWQQPVESGRPPRHAYRLTASGVALARANPPGQTTRVLRHRQATI; via the coding sequence ATGTCTCGATCACGTGCACTCTCACCTCATGCTCGGATGGTCCTCGCCATATTGCTCGACGCCGACCGCCAATGGTCTCACGGCTATGAGTTGGTGCAGCGCGCGGAGGTGAAATCCGGTACACTTTATCCGCTCCTCATCCGCCTGGAGGCACAGGGCTATCTCGAAGCGGAATGGCAGCAGCCGGTTGAATCTGGCCGTCCTCCACGGCATGCCTATCGGCTGACGGCGAGCGGCGTGGCGCTTGCCCGCGCCAACCCGCCCGGCCAGACGACGAGGGTCTTGCGACACCGGCAGGCGACCATATGA
- a CDS encoding AlpA family phage regulatory protein, giving the protein MSNSDRIIRLKTVLARTGLSRSTLYRKIADGTFPAQIRISVHGAGWRESSVERWMADPVSYREQQAGSHSQ; this is encoded by the coding sequence ATGTCCAACTCTGATCGTATCATTCGATTGAAGACCGTTCTGGCCCGCACCGGGCTTTCCCGTTCAACCCTTTACCGCAAGATCGCGGACGGGACGTTTCCCGCTCAAATCAGAATCAGCGTCCATGGCGCCGGCTGGCGGGAGTCGTCCGTCGAACGCTGGATGGCCGATCCTGTCAGCTATCGCGAGCAACAGGCTGGGAGCCATTCCCAATGA
- a CDS encoding DUF3696 domain-containing protein, with the protein MINAVHIERFKCFDAFTLDLAQLTLLTGYNGAGKSSSIQPLLLLSQALREPPLGLVLPLNGPLVRLGGASDVASTRTGGTVRIGVSTPEDESAFWVFEHERELGRHELSLRHSHFSFEDGDEPRWLPDARHRSLLERMREVIFLGAIRDPFGEGQPYPDNPSAIVGDVGVDGRYAAYWFVRQADEEVPGERRHPSDPRVTVRAQVDAWLAELFPGASVNAEEIEGLALAKTSFRLGRSSDWRRPANVGYGLSYAFPILVALLCAKPGQVFIVDSPEAHLHPRAQSVMGRLLARFAAAGIQIIVESHSDHLLSGIRLAVREELLQSEEVAVHFFTSCGTSGDEQTRIAIGEDGSVADWPAGFFDQAINDLIGLS; encoded by the coding sequence ATGATCAACGCCGTACATATCGAGCGCTTCAAGTGCTTCGACGCGTTCACGCTCGACCTCGCCCAGCTGACCCTGCTGACCGGCTACAACGGCGCAGGCAAATCGAGTTCGATTCAGCCGCTGCTACTTCTTTCGCAGGCTCTGCGTGAGCCACCGCTTGGCCTGGTGCTGCCCCTTAACGGGCCGCTCGTCAGGCTCGGCGGCGCTAGCGATGTAGCGTCGACCCGGACGGGCGGCACAGTTCGTATTGGCGTATCCACGCCGGAAGACGAGAGCGCGTTCTGGGTGTTCGAGCACGAACGCGAACTCGGCCGGCATGAGCTCAGCCTGCGCCATAGCCATTTCTCGTTCGAGGACGGCGATGAACCCCGTTGGCTACCCGATGCTCGACATCGCAGCCTGTTGGAGCGCATGCGCGAGGTCATCTTTCTCGGCGCGATCCGCGATCCCTTTGGTGAGGGACAACCCTATCCTGACAACCCGTCCGCCATCGTCGGTGACGTCGGTGTCGATGGGCGGTACGCCGCTTACTGGTTCGTACGCCAAGCGGACGAGGAGGTGCCGGGAGAGCGGCGCCATCCCTCTGACCCCCGGGTGACCGTGCGCGCCCAGGTTGACGCTTGGCTCGCCGAACTTTTCCCCGGCGCCAGTGTGAATGCTGAGGAAATCGAAGGTCTCGCCCTTGCGAAGACGAGTTTCAGGCTTGGCCGCTCGTCCGACTGGCGACGCCCGGCGAACGTTGGCTATGGTCTCAGCTACGCCTTTCCCATTCTAGTCGCGTTGCTCTGTGCGAAGCCCGGGCAGGTCTTCATTGTCGACAGCCCCGAAGCGCATCTCCACCCTCGCGCGCAGTCGGTGATGGGGCGCCTCTTGGCCCGCTTCGCGGCGGCGGGCATCCAGATTATCGTCGAAAGCCATAGCGATCACCTTCTCTCCGGCATCCGCTTGGCGGTGCGAGAGGAACTGTTGCAATCGGAGGAAGTCGCCGTGCATTTTTTCACAAGCTGCGGCACATCGGGAGACGAGCAGACGCGCATCGCCATCGGCGAGGATGGGAGCGTGGCTGACTGGCCAGCGGGCTTCTTCGACCAAGCGATAAACGACTTGATTGGATTATCGTGA
- a CDS encoding DUF262 domain-containing protein — protein sequence MATSADRELIEGLQTERLPDEMSAYPLDDIMVRKDTRGVGDVVKRIEAGRYSMNPDFQRDFVWKPDKQSKLIESCVMRIPLPVLYVAEGEDGRITVVDGLQRLSTFQAFLTNKLKLTGLGKDHPLEGKRYNDLPINLQERIEDTQLTLYILDKDAPEAARLDIFDRVNSGIPLSRQQMRNALYNGPATRWLAAMATDPLFLSATGETLSRETMRDREAINRFAAFNLLGWESYNGDMDLHLAKALSALNAAGPDAIDQATREFRGSMKRNEELFGRHAFRKSLAERREDASRSVINISMFDTFACCLARISDEALRRSEANIVESIVELMSFERFNNAVTYSTNSTVQVRTRYTMMTEALQPWMTA from the coding sequence ATGGCGACGTCGGCGGACCGAGAATTGATTGAAGGCCTGCAGACTGAACGCCTTCCGGACGAGATGTCCGCCTATCCGCTGGACGACATCATGGTCCGCAAGGATACGCGTGGCGTGGGCGATGTCGTCAAGCGGATAGAGGCGGGTCGTTACTCCATGAACCCCGACTTCCAGCGCGACTTCGTCTGGAAGCCGGACAAGCAGTCGAAGCTTATCGAAAGCTGTGTAATGCGCATCCCCCTTCCGGTGCTCTACGTCGCCGAAGGAGAGGATGGGCGGATCACCGTGGTCGACGGGTTGCAGCGATTGAGCACCTTCCAAGCATTTCTTACCAATAAGCTCAAGCTGACCGGCTTGGGCAAAGATCATCCGCTCGAGGGCAAGCGGTACAACGATCTTCCGATTAACCTCCAAGAGCGAATCGAGGACACGCAACTCACGCTATACATTCTCGACAAGGACGCCCCAGAGGCCGCCCGGCTCGACATCTTTGACCGGGTCAACAGCGGAATTCCGCTCAGCCGCCAGCAAATGCGCAACGCGCTCTACAACGGCCCGGCGACGCGGTGGCTCGCTGCCATGGCGACCGATCCCTTATTTCTCTCGGCGACGGGCGAGACGTTGTCGCGCGAGACTATGCGTGACCGTGAGGCAATCAACCGCTTCGCTGCGTTTAACCTGCTCGGTTGGGAAAGCTATAATGGTGATATGGATCTCCACCTGGCAAAGGCGTTGTCGGCACTGAACGCGGCTGGACCGGACGCTATCGATCAGGCTACTCGTGAATTCCGGGGTAGCATGAAGCGTAACGAGGAGCTGTTCGGTCGGCACGCGTTCCGCAAGTCGCTCGCCGAGCGACGCGAGGATGCCTCCCGGTCGGTAATCAACATCTCGATGTTCGATACCTTCGCCTGCTGCCTTGCCCGCATATCCGACGAAGCTCTCCGCCGCAGCGAAGCGAATATCGTCGAGAGCATCGTCGAACTGATGAGCTTCGAACGCTTCAACAACGCGGTCACATATTCTACAAACAGCACAGTCCAGGTACGCACCCGTTACACAATGATGACTGAGGCGCTTCAGCCTTGGATGACGGCATGA
- a CDS encoding type II toxin-antitoxin system RelB/DinJ family antitoxin, with product MANNALIQTRIDSDVKDRASAVFERMGLTVSDAVRILLTRTAREGVAPMELLVERQAYDQWFRARVQEALDDDRPDINDAEVSARFAELRANARKGIKPVQ from the coding sequence ATGGCCAATAATGCCCTGATTCAGACACGCATCGATTCGGACGTAAAGGACCGCGCCTCCGCCGTGTTCGAGCGGATGGGGCTTACGGTATCAGACGCCGTGCGCATCCTTCTGACCCGCACCGCGCGCGAGGGCGTTGCCCCCATGGAGTTGCTGGTAGAGCGGCAAGCTTATGACCAGTGGTTCCGGGCGCGGGTGCAGGAGGCGCTGGACGACGATCGGCCTGACATTAACGACGCCGAGGTTTCCGCGCGGTTTGCTGAGCTTCGCGCGAATGCTCGAAAGGGCATCAAGCCGGTGCAATGA
- a CDS encoding site-specific integrase, producing MALTTLKVKNAKPGRHTDSRGLCLLVKDSGARTWVLRMQRNGQRRDYGLGSALDVSLAEAREAATALRRRVREGFDPVAERRKARKIVPNFEAATRNCHETLREGWKGGHHVKWLSSFEKHVFPKIGKKPVDQVDSACVVEALASIWLEIPETARRILQRISVVLDFAHVKGWVPEEVSLRSVRKGLPRQNDKRGHMEAMSYAEVPALMQKLAGASPTTGRDALRFTIYNAVRSNETRFAVWSEFDLDNGIWSIPGERMKAREAHIVPLSAPVVALLRKRWKERTSDTGLVFSHNGEKPISDVTMTKLLRDDGIAGITVHGFRSSFTDWAAERTRFPKEVADKALAHKLPNKVEAAYRRTDFFDKRRSLMARWAEYLDRTETQNGKVKDAAGTASDPTVRRVAA from the coding sequence ATGGCGCTGACAACTTTGAAAGTGAAGAACGCGAAGCCCGGACGGCATACCGATAGCAGAGGTCTTTGCTTGCTCGTGAAGGACAGCGGGGCGCGGACATGGGTTCTGCGAATGCAGAGAAACGGGCAACGCCGTGACTACGGGCTGGGATCAGCGTTGGACGTATCGCTAGCCGAGGCACGCGAAGCAGCAACAGCGTTACGCCGCCGTGTTCGAGAGGGCTTCGATCCAGTCGCCGAGCGTCGGAAGGCGCGAAAGATCGTGCCCAACTTCGAAGCCGCGACTCGAAATTGCCATGAGACGCTGCGTGAAGGCTGGAAAGGTGGGCATCATGTGAAGTGGCTGTCGAGCTTCGAAAAGCACGTCTTCCCTAAAATCGGCAAGAAGCCGGTAGACCAGGTGGACAGCGCCTGCGTGGTCGAGGCGCTTGCGTCAATCTGGCTCGAAATACCGGAAACCGCCCGCCGCATCCTCCAGCGCATCAGCGTCGTTCTGGATTTTGCGCACGTCAAGGGATGGGTGCCGGAGGAAGTATCACTCCGCTCCGTTCGGAAGGGGCTTCCCCGCCAGAACGACAAGCGCGGTCATATGGAAGCCATGTCCTATGCCGAAGTCCCGGCGCTCATGCAGAAGCTCGCGGGAGCTTCGCCCACAACCGGGCGCGATGCCTTGCGCTTTACTATCTACAACGCTGTGCGGTCGAATGAGACGCGCTTTGCGGTGTGGTCCGAGTTCGACCTTGATAATGGCATCTGGAGCATTCCCGGCGAGCGCATGAAGGCGCGGGAAGCCCATATTGTGCCGCTTTCCGCGCCTGTCGTTGCGTTGCTGCGCAAGCGTTGGAAGGAGCGCACCAGCGACACCGGGCTTGTGTTCTCACATAATGGCGAGAAGCCGATCAGCGACGTAACCATGACCAAGCTGTTGCGAGATGATGGGATCGCAGGAATTACGGTCCATGGCTTTCGTTCATCCTTTACCGATTGGGCAGCCGAACGGACGCGCTTTCCGAAGGAGGTTGCCGACAAGGCACTGGCGCACAAGCTGCCTAACAAGGTTGAAGCCGCTTATCGCCGCACCGATTTTTTCGACAAGCGGCGCAGCCTCATGGCGCGTTGGGCCGAGTATCTCGACCGCACAGAGACACAGAACGGCAAGGTGAAGGACGCCGCAGGAACGGCGTCCGACCCTACAGTGCGCCGCGTTGCCGCCTGA